The following nucleotide sequence is from uncultured Draconibacterium sp..
CACGTCCAAATTCATCGGTCCCGGAAGAAAAACCCATTCCATAGTTTGTTTTTTCTCCGTTTTTCAAGGTTTGTGGTGTAATCAGTTTTTGTTTTACTTCTTCGGGGAAAAGCGTATTATTCAGCATTGCATTCCCAAACTTTACCAAATCTGCTGAGGTAGAAATAAAACCACCACCGGCCCATTTGTAACTGTTGTCGACGAAGGGTGCATTTATAACTTTCCCCTCATTCATGTCATAATAACCGGCACGAAACAAGATAAGCGAATCCATACGTTCGGCGGTTGTCTCAGTCATTCCTAAGGGATCAAAAACACGCGTTTGCATAAAATGCAAAAACTCCTCACCTGAAGCACCTTCCATTACAGCACTTAAAAGGTTAAATCCATAGCTCGAGTAACTGTACTTTGTTCCCGGCTCAAACAATAAGGTATCATTCATAAAAATTTCCAATCCATCGCTCACCGTTGGATAGTACTTTGACGACAGGAATTCATCCCCATTGTAATGGCGTATTCCGGCCAAATGCCCGGCCACCTGGCGTGTGGTTATTTCGTATTTCTTTTTCGGGAAATCAGGTACATATTTCTGAACCGGTGCATCAAGATCAATCTTTCCTTCCTCAATCAAGATGCCCAATCCGGCCGCTGTTAATGATTTGGAAATACTTCCAATTCTGAACTTTGTTTTTTCCGGATATACCGGCACCTGTTGCTCGTAATTTCCCAAACCAAATCCTTTCGACAAAACAATCTCGTTTGCGATTGAAACAGTGGCTGTCCAACCCACCGATTCGCTTTCAACACGCAATTGTTCGATGTAGTCTTCTGCCGTTTTTATTTTAGGATCTTCTTTGGCGCAGGAAATTCCAATGAGTAACAATAAGATTAGCAGATAATACAGGTTTTTCATTGTAGTATAATTTAGGTTACTGATGTCGCAACGTAGAGAACGTTTTTAAAGTTACAAGAAAAACAGAATTTCAGAAATAGTGCATTTTAAAGAATAAATCATCTTTTTTGCTCTTTTTGCCAAATTGTGTATTTTTGCCGCGCATTTTAAACGTAGGTAACATGTTTTTATACAACCGGGTAAATAAGGAAGAACTAAAAAAAAGACTGGCTGAAGAGCCTTTTCAGCGTAAAACGATTTCGTTTTATCGATATCATATTTTGGAAGATCCGCAAACGTTTCGCGATGAGCTTTTCCGCGACTGGTTTCCGCTGGATTGTTTCGGCCGAATTTATGTAGCCCGCGAAGGAATTAACGCACAAATGAGTGTGCCCGAACATCATTGGGAAGCTTTTGTGGAATCCTTGAAAAAACATGAAATTCTGCAAGACATTCCGATTAAATATGCCATTGAAGACGATGGAAAATCGTTTTACAAATTAACGATTAAGGTGCGCCCAAAACTGGTTGCCGATGGTTTAGACGACGATGCTTACGACGTTACCAACGTAGGAAAACACTTATCGGGAGTTGAATTCCATAATTATATCGGGCAGGAAGACACGGTTGTTATTGACATGCGCAACTACTACGAAAGCGAGATCGGACATTTTGAAGGCGCCATATGCCCCGAGGCGGATACCTTTCGTGAAGAACTGGAGATTGTTACCGATCTGCTGGAAGACAAAAAAGATAAAAAAGTGCTGTTGTACTGTACCGGTGGAATTCGGTGTGAAAAAGCAAGTGCTTACCTGAAACACCAGGGATTTAGAGATGTGAACCAGCTGCACGGCGGGATTCTGGAATATGCCCGACAGATTCAAACGGCTAAGCTCGACTCAAAATTTATTGGAAAAAACTTTGTGTTTGACGAACGTTTGGGCGAAAGTGTAAATGGCGAAATTATTTCAAAGTGCCATCAGTGCGGCAAACCTTGCGATTCGCATACCAACTGCGATAATCACGGGTGTCATATATTGTTTATTCAATGCCCCGAATGTGCCGAGAAATACCATGGGTGCTGCACTCCTGAATGTGCCGATGAAAAAATGCAGGGCACCGGCCGGCCATCCGATTTGCGTATTGGTTTTGGCAATAGCCGCAAGTTTCGAAAAAGTCTTTCGTTAATGCAACTCGAGCAACAGAAATAGTTTCGTTGTACACTTTTATATGTTTTGATATTTTTGCGGCATGAATAATTTTTGGCAAGAGTTTAATGGCCCCGCTTTTTCGCTGGCCCCTATGGAGGATGTTACCGACACGGTCTTTCGCGAAATCGTAATGGGAATGACAGCACCAGGGAAACTGCACATGGTTTTTACCGAGTTCACTTCTGTTGAAGGGATGAATCATCCGGTGGGTCGCGAACGTGTTTCGGAACGATTGATCGTGAATGACTCGGAACGGGCTTTGCTCAAAAAGCTCAACATAAAAATTGTGGCACAAATCTGGGGACGTAACCCGGAAATTTATCACAACATTGCCAAATACATTACCGAAAATTACGATTTCGATGGCATCGACATAAACATGGGGTGTCCGGTAAAAAAGGTGTTTAAAATTGGTGCCTGCAGTGCTTTAATCGGAGAACCGGAACGTGCTAAAGAAATAATTCTGGCCACAAAAGAAGGCACTCACCTGCCCGTTAGTGTAAAAACCCGCACCGGAATAAAAGAACATATTACCGAAAACTGGATTGCCAACCTGTTGGAGGTTGATCCGGCAGCTATTATTTTACACGGCCGTACACAACGCATGCAATCGGACGGCGATGCCAGTTGGGAGGAAATTGCCAAAGCCGTTCAACTTAAAAACAGCTTAAAACCACACATCCCTGTTCATGGTAACGGCGATGTTATGTCGTACCAACAAGGACTTGACCGCGTAAACCAAACCGGAGTGAATGGTGTAATGATCGGTCGTGGAATTTTCCATAATCCCTGGTTTTTTAATCCCGAAAAGGAAGACATTTCGATGGAAGACCGGATTGCCAAATTGCTCGAACACACCCGTCTCTTTGAGCAAACCTGGAGCCCACACAAAAATTTCAATATCCTGAAACGCTTCTATAAAATCTACCTCAATTCGTTTCCGGGAGCGGCAAAAATGCGTGCTGATGTGATGGAAATGAAAGGTTATGACGAGGTATATTCTTATTTCAAATAACACCTCAATCTGATATACCAGATAATTTTCAGCCAAAAATATTCGCCCGGTTAAGGGTGTTCCAGTGATGAGTTGTCATAACTTAGTAAACCAAAATTCAATAGTTATGACTAATCAATCCAACCGCCGGCAGTTTATCATTAACAGTTCTTTTACAGGCTGTGCCATTTTCCTCTCCGGCAAACTTTCAGCTTTTACTTTTCCTCAGGATGAGCTTCCCGATCCGAAAAAACTGAACTATTGTGGCTATACCTGCCCTGCTGATTGTCAGTTTTTGGAAGCATCAGAAAAAAATGATGTTGAACTAAAGAAAAAAGCTAACGAACAATGGAAAATAGAAGAGCATTACGGTATTGCATTTGAGGCTGAAAAGATATTTTGTTTCGGGTGTAAAAATTCGGATAAGCCGGCCGGTGTGGTTCTTACCAATTGTACGGTTCGGGCGTGCGCCATCGATAAACAGTTCGACTCCTGCATTCAGTGCAAGCAACTAAAAAACTGTGATAAAGATCTTTGGAAAAGATTTCCTGATTTTCATAAATCAGTTATCACCATGCAGGAAACGTATTTTGAAAGTAAAGCCTGAAAATTCTTCATAAAACTGTAATTATTTGACCGTTACTTCTACTTTTATTTCATAAAAACCGAAATAACCGTTATGAAGAATTTGTACCTGCTTTTCATCTGTCTTATAGCTTTTTCTTGTAGTCCGAACAAAACCAAAATTTACCAGTGGCGCGGCGAAGACCGCAAAGGGATTTTTAACGAGCCAGATCTTCTAAAAGAATGGCCGGAAGAAGGACCTGCCGAACTGTGGTATGTTGAAGGAATTGGAGATGGATATGGTACGCCCACAATAACCGACAATGAGATTTTTATAACCGGAGCTATCGACAGCACTGCCACTTTATTCTGTATCGATTTAAGCGGGAAGAAAAAATGGGAAGTGGCTATCGGCAAAGAATGGGTAAGCAGTTATCCGGGATCGCGCTCTCAGCCAACTGTTGTTGACGATTTAATTTATGTTGGTTCGGGAATGGGAAATTTATTTTGCCTGAAACGCTCGAATGGTGAATTGGTTTGGGAAAAACGTTTTGTGGAAGATTTTGAAGGTATTTACCCGCGATTTGGGCACTCGGAAGCGCCTCTTATCGATGGCGACAAAGTATTCTGGACTCCAGGTGGAAAAGAGTACAATGTGGTCGCTTTAAACCGTTTGACAGGTGAGTTGCTGTGGAGTAATCCTGGGCACAGCGAACGATCGGGATACAATCCCGGAACACTGATCAAACTACCAGCACGCCACATTTTCGTTACGTTCTCTGCTTATAATATGATGGGGTTTGATGCTGAGACAGGTGAACTGTTGTGGACACACGCCCAGGATAACGTACCGGTTGATAAACGTCAGCCGGGTATGGGCGATACACACAGCAACTGTGTTGTTTACGACTCCGGTTACATATACTACGTCGCCGGAGATGGAAATTGTGGTGTGAAACTTCAACTCTCGGAAGATGGAACAGCCATTCAAGAAGTGTGGCGGAATAAAGGTTTTGACAGTTATATGGGCGGCATTGTAAAAATTGAGGACCATTTATACGGTAGTGCCACTTCGAAAAAGTTTTTCAGAAGTATTGATGCCACGAGTGGCGAACTAAGCGACTCACTAAAACTGGGTTGGGGCGCTGTTATTGCAGCCGATGATCTGTTATACTATTATGGACAAAATGGAACATTGTCATTAGTCGGTTTCGATGAAACCGGGAAAATGAATCCGATCAGCGATTTTAAAATTACACGAGGTTCAAAAGAGCATTTCTCGCACCCGGTAATTAAAGACGGAATTTTATACCAACGTCATGGTCAGGTGCTGATGGCTTTCGATATAAAGGAAAAGGCTTAAAGTTCTACATATTTGAGGAACTCTTCGCGGACACTTTTGTCTTTAAATTTTCCGGAATATTCGGCAGTAACGGTACTGCTGCTTTCATCCTGAATTCCACGCGATGATACACACATGTGTTTGGCATCGATAACAACGGCCACATCATCGGTTTTAAGTATGGTTTTTAGCTCGTTGGCAATTTGCACAGTTAACCGTTCCTGCACCTGAGGACGACGGGCAAAATAGTCGACAATACGGTTTATTTTGCTCAAACCAATTACTTCGCCCGATGAAATGTAAGCCACGTGTGCTTTTCCAACTATCGGCAAAAAATGATGCTCACAGGTCGAATTCATGTTGATGTTCTTTTCCACCAGCATTTCGCCGTATTTGAATTTATTTTCGAAGACAGAGACTTTCGGTTTATTGGCAGGGTTTAATCCGTTGAATATTTCCTTCACAAACATTTTGGCCACACGATGTGGTGTTCCACTCAAACTATCATCATTCAAATCGAGTCCCATTGTTTCCATTATGTCGCGAAACTTCTCTTCAATAATTTCCATCTTTCTTTCGTCGCTTAGCTCGAAAGCATTAGCGCGCATTGGAGTATCAATTGAAGTTGCAATATGATTATCGCCTATTGTCTCATGATTATCATGTCCGTTTGTTTTACCATTCCTTCCATTTCCGGTATTGGTAAATATTATTTCTTCTCTGTAACTCATAATTTCTATTTCTAGTTTCTACGAGTTAATAAACAGACCAAAAACTATTTTGTTTAATCTATAAAAACAGAATATTAAACAAACCACTCCGTTTTTATAAGCCACCTATCAACTTTCCAGAAGCACCCAATGAAACTATCTGGTTTTTAACCACATAAAAAGACGCACAAAAAAAACAAGTTTTAACGGCTCAATCCCCTATCGCCATTCGTTTACACCGCAAAACAGGAATTCAATTTTTTTTGCCATTTTTTTTCATTTTTCTTTGCCAGTGTAAAAACAATTTCTACTTTTGCACACGCTTTAACAAAGCAACGACGTTCAAAAAAAGTATTGGGGGATAAGTTTTAATAATATCGCTGAAAAGCGAATTAAAATTTGGCAAGGATATTCACTTTTGGAGAGGTGGGTGAGTGGCTGAAACCACCAGTTTGCTAAACTGACGTACGGGTAACTGTACCGGGGGTTCGAATCCCCCCCTCTCCGCATTATATATTTCGGGATGTAGCGCAGTCCGGTTAGCGCACCTGCTTTGGGAGCAGGGGGTCCCAGGTTCGAATCCTGGTATCCCGACTAAGAGGAAAATCAAAATCCATCAAAAGCCTGTAAATCAGATGATTTACAGGCTTTTTTGTTTTTATGATGTCAAAATAAACCATTTTAAACCGTTGTAAATGCGACCTAAACGGTGACCTCTCATTTTTTATACCTTAGAGGTCACCGCGCAAGCCATAAAAGACTATAATACTGAACATTACAGCGGTCTTATTTCCTATAAAATGGTGCGGTTTGGTTCAATTTGGAGCTAAAAATAAGTAGTAAACGGTGACCTCTGAGGGAACCAGAACCAAATTAAATTAATTGACATGAATTCAAAAAGTACTTTCGGAATCCATTTCGTTCTAAAAAACAGTAAAGTAATTGATGGAACAGCACCTATTTATGCAAGAATTACTGTTGACACCAACAGAGTTGAAATCTCTGTAAAAAAGAGAATCCCTGTTTCCAATTGGCACAAAGGAAAAGGCTTAGCTAAAGGCAAAACTACTGACATCAGTCGGCTCAACTCCTATCTTGAGCAATTCAGGTCTCAACTAACTGAGTGCTATCAAGACATAATTGTAAATAAACAAACTGTAACACCTGAAGCAATTAAAAACAAATTTTTGGGAGTTGAAGATTCTGGAGAAACACTTAAAGGACTTGTTAAATACCACAATACCGGCATGGATTCGAACCTTAGGTGGGGAACATTAAAAAACTACAATACCACTGAAAAGTATATCGAGAAGTTTTTGAAGCAGAAATTCAAACGCAATGATATTTACCTGGTAGAGTTAAATTACAAGTTCATAACTGATTTCGAGCACTTCTTGCGAAAATACCAGCCTGAAGATCATCATTTACCGATGGGTAATAATACGGTAATGAAACACATTGAAAGATTGCGTAAAATGACCAACCTCGCCGTAAGACTTGGATGGCTTGACAAAGATCCTTTTGTAGCCTATCGGTTGTCGTTTAAACGAGTGGAACGGGAATTTTTAACGCAACTGGAACTGGATACCATCAAAAAGAAACAATTCAAGATTGAACGCCTTCAGTATGTGAAAGATTTATTCGTTTTTAGTTGCTATACCGGACTGTCTTATATAGATGTTATGAATCTTCAACCTAATAAGATTCGAATTGGAATTAACGGTATGAACTGGATTATTACACAAAGAGAAAAAACGACGACACCGGTACGAATTCCAATATTATCACAAGCCCAGGTTTTAATCGACAAGTACAAAGACCATCCTCGCTCCGCCAATAAAGGAACAATTTTCCCAAATATATCCAATCAAAAGTTGAATAGTTACCTCAAAGAAATTGCGGATGTTTGCGAAATTGACAAAAATCTTACTTTTCATGTAGCCCGACATACTTTCGCAACAACAGTAACCCTTACGAATGGTGTTCCTATTGAATCCGTAAGCAAGATGCTGGGGCATACCGATCTAAAGACAACACAGATTTATGCAAAGGTTGTAGAAAAAAAGATCAGTGATGATATGGCCAATCTAGAAGCATATTTATCTGGTGAGAAATCTGAAAAGAAGAAAGCAAAATAGTTACTATCTATTTTCTAACATATAAAAGTTTCCTTTTGTGAAACTTTTACTTACTTTGTAAAGTAGAACAATGAAAGTTCATTTAATAAAAGTACAATCAATCGAAAGCTATGTAAGTGAGAATGTCCAAAGTAAAAGGGCTTTTGAAATCTGGCTTTCGATTGTAAAACATGCTAATTGGAATACCCCTCAGGATATTGTGAGAACGTTTAATTCTGCCGATATTTTGGGGAAAGGTTCAAACAGAGTTGTTTTTAATATTGGTGGTAACAAATACCGGATTATCTGCCAGTATTATTTTGGAAAACAGAAAGTACATCTGTTTGTAAAATGGATTGGAACGCATGCTGCATACACTAAACTCTGTAATAATGAAGAACAGTATTCAGTTGATATCTATTAACGAAAGAGACATGGAAGCTTTAAAATATACCGTAATAAAAACTGCAGGACAGTACAACAACTATTGTAATATCCTTGAGAATCTTCTTTCAAAGGCCTCTCCTGCCCTTGATGATGAAATTGAGCTGATAACGCTTCTCATCGAGAAGTGGGATTCGGAACACAATACCTTTAAAGATCTGGATCCTGTCCAACTTATCAAGTCATTAATGGAAGAGAACAACCTCAAAGCTGTTGGATTGGCAAAACTCCTAGGATTGTCGAAAGGAACAGTTTCAAAGATTCTGAATTACCAGAAAGGCCTGTCGAAAGAAACGATTCGTAAACTATCCGATAATTTTCAAATTTCACAGGAAGCCTTTAACCGGCCTTACAAACTGAAAAACGAGATTAACAGGCAATTTCGTGATGCCAGCTTAATGAATACTAAAAAAGATTTGGGGGCTTCATTAGCCATATAATCAGAAATTCATTGAAAGAGAAGTTGATTTAATTTTCTTCTTTTTAGGACCATCAAGAACTGGTTTAGGATTCGATTCCTGATGATTCAGAATATAATCAACAGCCTTTTGAGCTAATCCGGAAGCCAATACAATAAACTTCTTATCGCTTTTCAGCTTCTTCAACCAACCTTGAATGTAAGCAGCACTGTTGTCGATTGTGGCATTTTCTATGCCACATATTCCACAAAGGTAAGCAGCTCCCATTTCAGCCACTAGTTCTTCTTGCTTATCCTAATTTTCGGATAAGCAAGATTATCCTAACTAAAATATTATCCCAACTTTTGGAGCATATCTTTTAGTTTACAGCATGTTAACGCCATAAGAGTTGGGATAATATTTCTTCAAGAAAGTGGGCTGTCTTTGTTAATCTCTGGCATTTATTCGTTAAGGCCAAGATATTCCAGCAAGTCCTTCTTTTTTCGGATGTTTTTCCACTTTTTACCGGTATCCTTCATAACATCATCCTCAAGCGTTGCCAAAGCCTGATTCTTTTGCTCAGTAGAGACAAAAATATAGCGCATTGTCGTATTTATATTAGCATGCCCCATCAATCTTTGGATGGCTACGATATTGAGATGTTGCTCCAGCCAATGACTGGCCCGTGCATGGCGTAGCTGGTGGCAGTGTAAATTCTCGGGCACTTCGGGATTAATACAATGTGCCTTTTGCGCATATATTTTTAGACGCTTATTTACAGCCTCCTGGGTGAGTTTCTTTTTCCTGCCGTCATAATAAACGAAGAATAAAAGATCCCAGGGATTAAGTTTTTTGCCGTGGAACATCTCAATGTAACCCTTTAGGACTTTAGAGACCTCTTTAAGTATTGATGGTGACCTTCTTTTTGCTCCCTTACCCAGTACTGCAATATAGTTTTTACCATTTGGCTGAGTTAAATAGATGTCTGATATTTTTAACGATAGCACTTCGTCAATACGAGCACCAATACTGTAAATCAGGTAAAATAGCGTAAAATCACGTTTCCCGATTTTGGTTTTGAGATTGATGACATTAAAAAGAGTTTTAATGGCCTCTTGTGTTATTTCCACCTGTGCCGGCTTGACATATCGCATCTGCTTAACTTCCCGGGCCTCCATCCATAATTGAATAAAGCGGATATCCTTTTTACTCAAGAACTTAAGGAAGTTCTTCAACCCGGCTAGCCGTTGATTACAAGTGGAGTTGGAGCAACTTCTTTCGCTCTTTAACCACAACATCCATTCCTGGATATTAGCAGTTGAAAAAAAATCACCTGAGAGGTTGCCAAAATTGGCTGACTTGGCATCTTTAAGGAAGATAGCGTACAGGGTAATGGCTTTATGATATGACCGCAGAGTATGAGGACTCAGAGCCCTTATTTCAGGAAGATATATCTTCTCCCACTCACGCATTGCCTTTGCGATGACTAAAGATTCAGTTAGTTTCTTCATAATCAAAAAAGTTTGTAAGATTTGGTAACAGTTCATGAAGAGCTTGTCCTGTCAGTTCTTCTAATTGGTTAAAGAACAAAGGAACAAGTTGATAGTAATAACAGGTACTTTCGATTCTTCGATGCCCCATTGAGTGGCTGAGAAAGAGTAGCTTGTCAAACCACTCCGTACCATCATAATCCCAACTATTAATGTTGGTTACAGCGTAAAAGCTACGTAGGTCGTAAGCCCGTGCAGGTTCATTGGATATGGTTTTCCAGATATTTCTAAAGTGATTTGAATGCCATGCAATCCCATGGAAGTTATCATTTCTATCTGGAAAAAATATTTTCCTACCTGGCATAAGTCGTTCCATTGCATCATTATATTGTTTTAACAAGTTCCACATGGTTATATGCAAAGCCACTCTGTGTTGATCAAGACCTTTAGTATGGGCAATATTGATTATGCCATTTGTAAGATCAACATCTTTACATTTGAGCATCAGAGCCTCGTTTGTTCTCATACCGGTACTGTAAAGCAACCGGAAGTATACAGGAACTTGCATTCTCCTAAGCTTAAATATCAATTCGTTTTGGCACCCAACAAGCTTAATTGTAGCGGTGGAATGAAAAAAAGCATTTAATTCACCCTGATTAAATCCATGAGGAGTATATGTGGATTTTTCGTTAGGCAAGTTTTCCGGTATCAAGACATTTGTCCATCCATGTTTATTGGTATATTTTAAGAACTTGCGTATCGGCCTTATCCGTAAATTTCGTGATTTGCATTGTTCAAAAGGCCTTTTGCCGCACCATCCATTGACAATATCATCAGTGAGTATATCTGCATCTGGTTCAATTGATGCGCAGTATTTGTTAAAGCGTATCAGAGTTTTATGAGTAAATCTTGAAAGATGATTTGATGTTTTCAGGTAAAAGATGTATTTATCCATCATCCCAGATACGAACGTTTTAACCAAAGGAAGCTCCGTTTCTGAGACAACCTTCTTCGAACTGGAGATTTGAATTAGTGCCGGTAGCATTAAGGACGTATAGCCACAACTGTTAGTGTACCTAAGAAATTGCCGGATACAACCGGCTCGTGCGTTGTGCGAGAGTTCTGTCTCTCCCGGACGTTTAACACACCATTCATCAACCAACTTCTGCGACATATACAGAATCTTCTTTTTATTCACACAGAAACTGGTAAACGTTCTTAACGGCAGGAAGCTCTGATACCCTAATTTCTTTCCTTTAGATCTATGATAGTCCAAATAGATATCAGTCAGTTCTTCAATTGTTTTCATACCTCGAATACCTCCTTTCCTACGGGATATTGCTCAATGCTTACCCCACATTCACGCAGATGTTTGATGTCAGTATCGATATATGGATTTAAAGATTCCGATGACAGGTGACCAAGAATATCACTGATAACCCTGGGCTGAACGCCATTTTCGAGGACTTTAGATGCCAGGTATCGTCGGAACAACCGGAGACCATTTTCTTTATCATCACTCCTTATTCCTAATTTTGCAAAAAAGCGCCTGATAATACCTCCTATGGTACTTGAGTCCATTGGATTTTCCGGATCGTGGACATTAGTAAAAATACTCTTGATATCCAGGTTTCTTGGTCGTTCATTTGAGAGGTAATCTACCAAGGGATTGCCAACGATAGCCCTGAGTGGCAAGATCATAGGTTGCTGCGTTTTGGATTGAGTAAGTATAATTAGGTCTCTTTCCAAATCGATATTATTAATCCGCATTCGAGCGATGTCGGTTCCTCTTAATGCGGTATACATAGCCATTGATACAACAGCTTTATCACGTAACGAAAAATCATTTCGCGCTCCCTCTTGTAAATTCTCTTTAATAATGCGGATCTCATCATCTTTAAGAGTAGCAAAATTCTTTCTACCGTTTCTTAAACGAGGCATATCATCAATGATACGTGCGCATTGGGCATAGTAATCAGTCCCCATAGCTGATTTTAAAACGGTCTTGATTTTAGTCCTATAGGAGCAACCTCTTAGCTGCTTGTAACCATCATAAAAGAAAGATAATACCATCGATTCCGTGATACCACATAAATCAATCGCCCCATTTCTTTGCATGTGACACAAGAAGGCGGCGCCAGCATTCGATTCTACTCTGATTGACTTTTCACTCTTACATTCTTTTGATGCCACTTGCATGTAATGGTCAACGATGCCTTTGAATGTCGGGTTCAAGTGCTCATAACTACATTCCCTGTACTGAACAGGAGCGAATTTGAGCCTGTTGGGAAAATGATCAAACTCATCAAACCCTTGAATAGTGCGCACGGAGGTGCGATAATAACGAAGTCTTTTGGTGCTTCCTTCAAGACCTTCCCTGGAAATAAATTTCTTGTAAAAATCATTGTAAGACGTGTACTTTCCTTCATGGTCAAACAATCGTCTGAACATGACCTTAACGCCGCCGATGGCGCCGCT
It contains:
- a CDS encoding tyrosine-type recombinase/integrase, which translates into the protein MKKLTESLVIAKAMREWEKIYLPEIRALSPHTLRSYHKAITLYAIFLKDAKSANFGNLSGDFFSTANIQEWMLWLKSERSCSNSTCNQRLAGLKNFLKFLSKKDIRFIQLWMEAREVKQMRYVKPAQVEITQEAIKTLFNVINLKTKIGKRDFTLFYLIYSIGARIDEVLSLKISDIYLTQPNGKNYIAVLGKGAKRRSPSILKEVSKVLKGYIEMFHGKKLNPWDLLFFVYYDGRKKKLTQEAVNKRLKIYAQKAHCINPEVPENLHCHQLRHARASHWLEQHLNIVAIQRLMGHANINTTMRYIFVSTEQKNQALATLEDDVMKDTGKKWKNIRKKKDLLEYLGLNE
- a CDS encoding tyrosine-type recombinase/integrase produces the protein MKTIEELTDIYLDYHRSKGKKLGYQSFLPLRTFTSFCVNKKKILYMSQKLVDEWCVKRPGETELSHNARAGCIRQFLRYTNSCGYTSLMLPALIQISSSKKVVSETELPLVKTFVSGMMDKYIFYLKTSNHLSRFTHKTLIRFNKYCASIEPDADILTDDIVNGWCGKRPFEQCKSRNLRIRPIRKFLKYTNKHGWTNVLIPENLPNEKSTYTPHGFNQGELNAFFHSTATIKLVGCQNELIFKLRRMQVPVYFRLLYSTGMRTNEALMLKCKDVDLTNGIINIAHTKGLDQHRVALHITMWNLLKQYNDAMERLMPGRKIFFPDRNDNFHGIAWHSNHFRNIWKTISNEPARAYDLRSFYAVTNINSWDYDGTEWFDKLLFLSHSMGHRRIESTCYYYQLVPLFFNQLEELTGQALHELLPNLTNFFDYEETN
- a CDS encoding tyrosine-type recombinase/integrase, with the protein product MDIKKLKKTHPELLEYMKANGFGSGAIGGVKVMFRRLFDHEGKYTSYNDFYKKFISREGLEGSTKRLRYYRTSVRTIQGFDEFDHFPNRLKFAPVQYRECSYEHLNPTFKGIVDHYMQVASKECKSEKSIRVESNAGAAFLCHMQRNGAIDLCGITESMVLSFFYDGYKQLRGCSYRTKIKTVLKSAMGTDYYAQCARIIDDMPRLRNGRKNFATLKDDEIRIIKENLQEGARNDFSLRDKAVVSMAMYTALRGTDIARMRINNIDLERDLIILTQSKTQQPMILPLRAIVGNPLVDYLSNERPRNLDIKSIFTNVHDPENPMDSSTIGGIIRRFFAKLGIRSDDKENGLRLFRRYLASKVLENGVQPRVISDILGHLSSESLNPYIDTDIKHLRECGVSIEQYPVGKEVFEV